One genomic region from Portunus trituberculatus isolate SZX2019 chromosome 3, ASM1759143v1, whole genome shotgun sequence encodes:
- the LOC123507869 gene encoding F-box/WD repeat-containing protein 7-like, whose amino-acid sequence MTKMEVVARASEEQQHTADGAAVCVDGDRVYVGAEDGKLKVYNHHTMELIQEVAAHEYSITDLLLLGASLFSSSADTTVKVWDSATLTLRTTTQPHEEAVRKMATNGVHVFAGDDKGDVRLYDVDGRCSGTHAMVEEVWALHAQEDLLYSVRDRGITISRLSDTSNKSSVVASIEGRAPMVVSGDYLVYGDASGMSLVVRENKTKGGKELGMLTGHQMIITAVAKCGEGRAVSSGYDNTLKLWDLKGMKELASCPLPGCAGALAVSEDGCIFATGSGGYVCKVKVG is encoded by the exons ATGACCaagatggaggtggtggcaaGGGCGTCGGAGGAGCAGCAACACACGGCGGACGgggcggcggtgtgtgtggACGGGGATAGAGTGTACGTGGGGGCTGAGGACGGCAAgctgaag gTCTACAACCACCACACTATGGAGCTCATACAAGAGGTAGCAGCGCACGAATACTCCATCACAGACCTCCTCCTGCTCGGCGCCtcgctcttctcctcctctgccgaCACCACAGTGAAGGTCTGGGACTCCGCCACGCTCACTCTCCGCACCACAACGCAGCCACACGAGGAAGCTGTGAGGAAGATGGCAACTAACGGCGTCCATGTGTTTGCTGGAGATGATAAGGgtgat GTTCGCCTCTACGATGTGGATGGGCGGTGCAGTGGTACTCACGCcatggtggaggaggtgtgggCGCTGCACGCTCAGGAGGATCTTCTCTACTCCGTGAGGGACCGAGGCATCACCATTTCCAGGCTGAGtg ACACCTCTAACAAGTCATCAGTGGTGGCTTCCATAGAGGGGAGGGCGCccatggtggtgagtggtgactaTCTCGTGTATGGGGACGCCTCGGGGATGAGTCTGGTGGTGCGGGAGAACAAGACGAAGGGCGGGAAGGAGCTGGGAATGTTgacg GGGCACCAGATGATTATAACAGCCGTGGCTAAGTGTGGCGAGGGCAGAGCAGTGTCTTCAGGATATGACAACACACTCAAGCTTTGGGACCTGAAGGGGATGAAGGAACTCGCCTCCTGTCCCCTCCCTGGGTGTGCCGGGGCGCTGGCTGTCTCTGAGGATGGGTGTATCTTTGCAACAGGCAGCGGTGGTTATGTATGCAAGGTTAAAGTGGGTTAg